The bacterium genome includes a window with the following:
- a CDS encoding MoaD/ThiS family protein: MAVAVLIPTVLRKHTAGKDQVAAQGASVREILRDLETQFRGFTQNLYAEDGDLKPFINIYVNEEDIRFLQDLDTPVQSNDTVTILPAIAGG; encoded by the coding sequence ATGGCAGTAGCAGTTTTAATTCCTACTGTGCTTCGGAAACACACTGCGGGAAAGGATCAGGTCGCTGCGCAGGGTGCAAGCGTGCGAGAAATTTTGCGTGACCTGGAAACACAGTTCCGGGGTTTCACTCAAAATCTGTATGCAGAAGATGGAGACCTGAAACCATTCATCAATATTTACGTGAATGAAGAAGACATCCGGTTTCTTCAGGATCTGGATACGCCCGTTCAATCCAATGATACGGTCACGATTCTTCCCGCAATTGCTGGCGGCTAA